The nucleotide window TTACTTAAAAGCCTTAAAACAATCTTTTCTCCGTATAGAGAAGGCAGGACTGAAACTCGTATATCAAATTTATCTTTTCCTGTATTGAAAAATATCCTACCGTCCTGTGGCAGTCTTTTTTCAGCAATGTCAAGGTTTGACTTGATTTTTATTTTGTTAACCAGAGAAGGATACTCGTCTTTTTTAATCACATATCTTTCTACCAGTTTACCATCAATTCGTAAACGGATACGACAATTTTCTTCATAGGTCTCAATGTGAATATCGGAACTGTTTATAGAATTTGCTTCCGAAATAAGTCGGAATAGGAAATCGTCACTTAACCTGCCATTCACAGAAAGCGTTTCTTCACTTGTTTTTCCCTTCCCTTTTCGGTAATAAAGGCTTAATGATTTCTGAATAACCGGTGAGGACGTTTTTTCTAATGTTATTATCTTTCCGAAAAGAACTTCCAGTTCATCTTTTATATTTTCATTGCACTTTATTACATCAATGTAGAATTCAAGATTTCCGTTGTTGGCAGCTTTGGGTAAAATACCATAATGCCATGCCTGATCTGCCGAAACCAGTTGCAATAAATCCGTACTCAGGGTTATGTGGTCGTTCTCAGACATAGTATATTCCTATTAAGTTCGCAACATAAGTATCGTTTTGTAGTTTTCCCGGACAAAAAGAAAATTCAATAATAAGAACCACTATAAACAATATGGCAACTAAACCTGCCAGAGGTATTGTTTTTTCCTTTTTATTCAACAATAACAATGTGGCTAAATGAATAAACAGACTGATAATTAATGCTGAAACCAGAAACAAAATAAAGTTAATGGGTGAAAAAGCCAAACACAGGCAAACAAAGAAGAGCCAGTCGCCTAATCCAATATATTTATTTAAAATATTTACAGGTTTATGGGATTTAACAGAGAACCATACTGAAACCAAAAGAAATTGTAATAAAACAAAGCAGAAGTTTATTCCTGCATTATATAACACTTCCAATAATGTTTTCTCCTGTACTGAAAATAAAAGAAATGAACTTGCTAAAAAAGGGATTATAAGCCAATGAATTCCCCGCCATCTGAAATCCTGATATGCCGTTATTAATAACAATGCAAATAATATTATATGAATAGTCCAGAACATCAGTCTTTGGTGGTTTCTTTAAGGTTTTGGTTCTGGTCTATTTCCCAGACATTAAATACCCCGTCTCCATCAAAATCTACCACTGCTGTTGCCGTTGCTTTAAAACTATTGGTACTGGCTTCCACCACTTCAATTTTGTAGTTTGCTTTGCCGTTTTCAGTAACCAGTTTTGACTGCTCAAAACCAACATCGTCTATGAGTTGTGAGTATTTGGAGTTTTGATAGAAATAGCTTTTCTCAAGGGTATATAAATGGTTTAACTGAACCTGAGCTTCGGTACTTTTTGCCTTTGTTATTAATGGCAT belongs to Bacteroidia bacterium and includes:
- a CDS encoding type II secretion system protein, which produces MKQKHLLKAFSLTELLVALVIMGILILLALPELMPLITKAKSTEAQVQLNHLYTLEKSYFYQNSKYSQLIDDVGFEQSKLVTENGKANYKIEVVEASTNSFKATATAVVDFDGDGVFNVWEIDQNQNLKETTKD